Proteins encoded within one genomic window of Amycolatopsis nigrescens CSC17Ta-90:
- a CDS encoding TetR/AcrR family transcriptional regulator, with protein sequence METSKPLRADARRNYERLLDEAKRAFGQHGVDASLEEIARRAGVGIGTLYRHFPTRNALLEVLLRNRFDTQAKVARELLWHPSPSAALQEWLAELARTSTTYRGLVASVATALSDESSELYASCHAMQDAAARLLARAQEAGEIRAEVASLDLMLLANGVAWAVEHAPDGQGSIGRLSALVFSGLRTS encoded by the coding sequence ATGGAGACCTCGAAACCGCTGCGTGCGGACGCCCGCCGTAACTACGAGCGACTGCTGGACGAGGCCAAGCGCGCCTTCGGGCAGCACGGCGTGGACGCTTCGCTCGAAGAGATCGCGCGCCGGGCCGGGGTCGGCATCGGCACCCTGTACCGGCACTTCCCGACCCGCAACGCGCTGCTGGAAGTGTTGCTGCGCAACAGGTTTGACACACAGGCCAAAGTGGCCCGCGAACTGCTCTGGCATCCGTCGCCGAGCGCGGCCCTGCAGGAGTGGCTGGCCGAGCTGGCCAGGACGTCCACCACCTATCGGGGGTTGGTGGCCTCGGTAGCGACTGCGCTGAGTGATGAATCCTCGGAGCTGTACGCGTCCTGCCATGCCATGCAGGACGCTGCCGCGCGGCTGCTCGCGCGGGCGCAGGAGGCGGGCGAGATTCGCGCCGAAGTGGCGTCGCTCGATCTGATGCTGCTGGCCAACGGGGTCGCCTGGGCGGTGGAGCACGCGCCGGACGGCCAGGGTTCGATCGGCCGGCTGTCCGCCCTTGTCTTCTCCGGATTACGTACGAGTTAA
- the serA gene encoding phosphoglycerate dehydrogenase, with the protein MTKSGQPVVLIAEKLAPSVLSVFGDEVSVQHVDGTDRPALLSAVRDADALLVRSATKVDAEVFAASSRLKVVARAGVGLDNVEVPAATERGVLVVNAPTSNIVSAAEHAVALLLAVARRVPAADQSLRGGEWKRSSYSGVELNGKTVGVVGLGKIGQLFAQRLAAFGTKLIAYDPYVSAARAAQLGIELVSLDELLERADAISIHLPKTPETKGLIDAEALKKTKPGVIIVNAARGGLIVEEALADSIREGHVGGAGVDVFVTEPTTASPLFELPNVVVTPHLGASTSEAQDRAGTDVARSVLLALRGDFVPDAVNVAGGGTVGEEVRPFLPLAQKLGTVLAALGSQAPSSVTVVARGELSGEDISVLPLAALRGVFSGVVEDQVTFVNAPRLAEELGVQVELVTEPESPNHRSLLTVRAVHADGTTLTVSGALTGKDEVEKLVEVNGRSFDLRAEGTMLLLEYPDRPGIMGRVGTLLGEAGINIEAAQISQTSDGADAVMLLRVDRSVDSHLLEPIGAAVGAHTIRAVDFS; encoded by the coding sequence GTGACCAAGTCAGGCCAGCCCGTCGTCCTTATCGCGGAAAAGCTCGCACCCTCCGTGCTGAGCGTGTTCGGTGACGAGGTGTCCGTCCAGCATGTGGACGGCACCGATCGGCCGGCCTTGCTGTCCGCGGTCCGCGACGCCGACGCACTGCTCGTCCGCTCCGCGACCAAGGTGGACGCCGAGGTGTTCGCCGCTTCGAGCCGGCTGAAGGTGGTCGCCAGGGCCGGGGTCGGTCTGGACAACGTGGAGGTGCCCGCGGCCACCGAGCGCGGCGTGCTGGTGGTCAACGCCCCCACCTCGAACATCGTCTCCGCCGCCGAGCACGCGGTGGCGCTGCTGCTCGCGGTCGCCCGCCGGGTACCGGCCGCCGACCAGAGCCTGCGCGGCGGTGAGTGGAAGCGCAGCTCCTACTCCGGCGTCGAGCTCAACGGCAAGACCGTCGGCGTGGTCGGGCTCGGCAAGATCGGGCAGCTGTTCGCCCAGCGGCTCGCCGCCTTCGGCACCAAGCTGATCGCCTACGACCCCTACGTCTCCGCGGCGCGCGCCGCGCAGCTCGGCATCGAGCTGGTCTCCCTGGACGAGCTGCTGGAGCGCGCCGACGCGATCTCCATCCACCTGCCGAAGACCCCGGAGACCAAGGGCCTGATCGACGCCGAGGCGCTGAAGAAGACCAAGCCGGGCGTGATCATCGTGAACGCCGCGCGTGGCGGGCTGATCGTGGAGGAGGCGCTGGCCGACTCGATCCGCGAGGGACACGTCGGCGGCGCCGGGGTGGACGTGTTCGTCACCGAGCCGACCACCGCCAGCCCGCTGTTCGAGCTGCCCAACGTGGTGGTAACCCCGCACCTCGGCGCGTCCACTTCGGAGGCGCAGGACCGCGCCGGTACCGACGTGGCCCGTTCGGTGCTGCTCGCGCTGCGCGGTGACTTCGTGCCGGACGCGGTGAACGTGGCCGGCGGTGGCACCGTTGGCGAGGAGGTCCGCCCGTTCCTGCCGCTGGCGCAGAAGCTCGGCACCGTGCTGGCCGCGCTCGGTTCGCAGGCGCCGTCTTCGGTAACCGTGGTGGCCCGCGGTGAGCTCTCCGGCGAGGACATCAGCGTGCTGCCGCTGGCCGCGCTGCGAGGCGTGTTCTCCGGGGTGGTCGAGGACCAGGTGACCTTCGTGAACGCGCCGCGGCTGGCCGAGGAGCTCGGCGTGCAGGTGGAACTGGTCACCGAGCCGGAGAGCCCAAACCACCGCAGCCTGCTCACCGTGCGCGCGGTGCACGCCGACGGCACCACGCTGACCGTGTCCGGTGCGCTCACCGGCAAGGACGAGGTGGAGAAGCTGGTCGAGGTGAACGGCCGCTCCTTCGACCTGCGGGCCGAGGGCACCATGCTGCTACTGGAGTACCCGGACCGGCCCGGCATCATGGGCCGCGTCGGCACCCTGCTCGGCGAGGCCGGGATCAACATCGAGGCGGCCCAGATCAGCCAGACCTCGGACGGCGCGGACGCGGTGATGCTGCTGCGCGTGGACCGTTCGGTGGACTCGCACCTGCTGGAGCCGATCGGTGCCGCCGTCGGCGCGCACACCATCCGCGCCGTCGACTTCTCCTGA
- a CDS encoding 3-isopropylmalate dehydrogenase, with protein MRLAVIPGDGIGPEVVTEALKVLNEVVPAAEITNYDLGAARWHSTGELLPESVLGELRQHDAILLGAVGDPTVPSGILERGLLLRLRFELDHHVNLRPARLYPGVRGPLAENSEIDMIVVREGTEGPYAGNGGLLRKDTEHEIATEVSVNTAFGIRRVVEDAFNRAEARPRKHLTLLHKTNVLEYAGGLWSRIVEEVSLEHPDVTVAYSHVDAATIHLVTDPSRFDVIVTDNLFGDIITDLAAAVTGGIGLAASGNLDITRRNPSMFEPVHGSAPDIAGQGLADPTAAVLSVSLLLDHLGQKEAARRIEASVAFDLATRDQASPGATHAIGDRLAALVSSNTRTA; from the coding sequence ATGCGGCTCGCTGTGATCCCAGGTGACGGGATCGGGCCCGAGGTGGTCACCGAGGCGCTCAAGGTACTCAACGAGGTGGTACCGGCGGCGGAGATCACCAACTACGACCTTGGGGCCGCGCGGTGGCATTCCACCGGTGAGCTGCTGCCCGAGTCGGTGCTCGGTGAACTCCGGCAGCACGACGCGATCCTGCTCGGCGCGGTGGGCGACCCGACCGTGCCCAGTGGCATTCTCGAGCGCGGCCTGCTGCTCCGGCTGCGGTTCGAACTGGACCACCACGTCAACCTGCGTCCCGCCCGGCTGTACCCCGGCGTCCGCGGTCCGCTGGCGGAGAACAGCGAGATCGACATGATCGTCGTGCGCGAAGGCACCGAAGGCCCGTACGCGGGCAACGGCGGCCTGCTGCGCAAGGACACCGAGCACGAGATCGCCACCGAGGTCAGCGTGAACACGGCCTTCGGTATCCGGCGGGTCGTGGAGGACGCCTTCAACCGCGCCGAGGCGCGGCCGCGCAAGCACCTCACGCTGCTGCACAAGACGAACGTGCTGGAGTACGCGGGCGGCCTGTGGTCCCGGATCGTCGAGGAGGTCTCGCTGGAGCACCCCGACGTGACGGTGGCCTACTCCCATGTGGACGCGGCGACGATCCACCTGGTGACCGACCCGTCGCGGTTCGACGTGATCGTCACGGACAACCTGTTCGGCGACATCATCACCGACCTGGCGGCCGCGGTGACCGGCGGGATCGGGCTCGCGGCCAGCGGGAACCTGGACATCACCCGGCGGAACCCGAGCATGTTCGAGCCGGTGCACGGCAGCGCACCGGACATCGCCGGCCAGGGGCTGGCCGACCCGACCGCGGCGGTGCTGTCGGTCTCGCTGCTGCTCGACCACCTCGGCCAGAAGGAGGCGGCGCGCCGGATCGAGGCGTCGGTGGCCTTCGACCTGGCCACTCGCGACCAGGCGTCGCCGGGTGCCACGCACGCGATCGGCGACCGCCTCGCCGCCCTGGTCTCCTCGAACACCCGCACCGCCTGA
- a CDS encoding VOC family protein, producing MALPVTGVNEIVLEVQDLAAAERFYTEVLDLPVLMRWQGDLWRGREGVWILAGDTRIGLWTPQIGISRGRGGVHVHYAMRVEEKDYDDVVRGISERGGKVDEVIFGEDRETPAKAAYVHDPDGHVVEFWTWDAPKGDTGPPTPVTENVHGL from the coding sequence ATGGCATTACCGGTGACCGGCGTGAACGAGATCGTGCTGGAGGTCCAGGACCTGGCCGCGGCCGAGCGGTTCTACACCGAGGTGCTCGACCTGCCGGTGCTGATGCGCTGGCAGGGCGACCTGTGGCGCGGCCGGGAAGGGGTGTGGATCCTGGCCGGCGACACCAGGATCGGGCTGTGGACGCCGCAGATCGGCATCTCGCGGGGCCGCGGCGGAGTCCATGTGCACTACGCGATGCGCGTCGAGGAGAAGGACTACGACGACGTGGTCCGCGGGATCTCCGAACGCGGCGGCAAGGTCGACGAGGTGATCTTCGGGGAAGACCGCGAGACCCCGGCCAAGGCGGCCTACGTGCACGACCCGGACGGCCACGTGGTCGAGTTCTGGACCTGGGACGCCCCGAAGGGCGACACCGGCCCGCCCACCCCCGTCACCGAAAACGTGCACGGGCTCTGA
- the cimA gene encoding citramalate synthase — protein sequence MTRTAPAGTPLGDDFHLYDTTLRDGAQREGISYSVADKLAVARLLDELGVGYIEGGWPGALPKDTEFFAKAAAGELTLKHAALVAFGSTRKPGARADEDAQVRALLDAQTPVVTLVAKSDLRHIERALRVDVAEACAMVRDTVAFLVAEGRRVFLDAEHFFDGYGYHPDTSLRVLDAAAEGGADVLVLCDTNGGQLPLGLAETVREIKERTGFRLGIHCQDDTSCAVANSIAAVQAGATHVQCTANGYGERAGNADLFAVTGNLVAKLGMAVLPTGGAAELTRVSHALAEIANIAPDTHQAYVGTSAFAHKAGLHASAIKVDPLLYNHIDPASVGNDMRVLVTEMAGRASLELKGRELGVDLAGQPEALSSAVRKVKSLEAQGWSFEAADASLELLLRREVDGPQNEVLDSPPFSLESYRVVLDHRSDGEIVSEATVKVHVAGRRVIATAEGNGPVHALDAALREALSPHLSWLDTVELADYKVRILPGHPGTDAVTRVLVGSTDGQREWTTVGVHGNIVEASWLALRDALVHKSLRAG from the coding sequence GTGACCCGGACAGCACCGGCCGGCACCCCGCTCGGCGACGACTTCCACCTGTACGACACGACCCTGCGCGACGGCGCGCAGCGGGAGGGGATCTCGTACTCGGTGGCGGACAAGCTCGCCGTGGCGCGGCTGCTGGACGAACTGGGGGTCGGGTACATCGAGGGCGGCTGGCCGGGCGCGCTGCCGAAGGACACCGAGTTCTTCGCGAAGGCGGCCGCGGGCGAACTGACGCTCAAGCACGCGGCGCTGGTCGCCTTCGGGTCCACCCGCAAGCCGGGCGCCCGTGCCGACGAGGACGCACAGGTGCGGGCGCTGCTCGACGCGCAGACGCCGGTGGTGACCCTGGTGGCCAAGTCGGACCTGCGGCACATCGAGCGGGCGCTGCGGGTGGACGTGGCCGAGGCCTGCGCGATGGTGCGGGACACGGTGGCCTTCCTCGTCGCCGAAGGCCGCCGGGTTTTCCTTGACGCGGAACACTTTTTCGACGGCTACGGCTACCATCCCGACACCTCGCTGCGAGTGCTCGACGCGGCGGCCGAAGGCGGCGCGGACGTACTCGTGCTGTGCGACACCAACGGCGGGCAGCTGCCGCTGGGACTCGCCGAAACGGTGCGCGAGATCAAGGAGCGCACCGGTTTCCGGCTCGGCATCCACTGCCAGGACGACACTTCCTGCGCGGTGGCGAACAGCATCGCGGCGGTGCAGGCCGGCGCGACCCATGTCCAGTGCACTGCGAACGGTTACGGGGAGCGGGCCGGCAACGCCGACCTGTTCGCCGTGACCGGGAACCTGGTGGCCAAGCTCGGCATGGCGGTGCTCCCCACCGGGGGCGCGGCCGAGCTCACCCGGGTCTCCCATGCCCTTGCCGAAATCGCGAACATCGCACCCGACACCCACCAGGCTTACGTCGGGACGTCGGCCTTCGCCCACAAGGCGGGTCTGCACGCGAGCGCGATCAAGGTGGATCCGTTGTTGTACAACCACATCGATCCAGCTTCTGTCGGCAATGACATGCGGGTACTGGTCACCGAAATGGCCGGCAGGGCCAGCCTCGAGCTCAAGGGACGTGAGCTCGGGGTCGACCTTGCCGGCCAGCCCGAAGCGCTGAGCAGCGCGGTGCGCAAGGTCAAGTCCCTGGAGGCGCAGGGCTGGTCCTTCGAGGCCGCGGACGCGTCACTGGAACTGTTGCTGCGCAGGGAGGTGGACGGCCCGCAGAACGAGGTGCTGGACTCCCCGCCGTTCAGCCTGGAGTCCTACCGGGTGGTGCTGGACCACCGCTCGGACGGCGAGATCGTCTCCGAGGCGACGGTTAAGGTGCACGTTGCGGGCAGGCGGGTGATCGCCACCGCGGAGGGCAACGGTCCGGTGCACGCGCTGGACGCCGCACTGCGCGAGGCGCTCAGCCCGCACCTGTCCTGGTTGGACACCGTGGAGCTGGCCGACTACAAGGTGCGCATCCTGCCGGGACATCCCGGTACGGACGCGGTGACCAGGGTGCTGGTGGGCAGCACCGACGGGCAGCGCGAATGGACCACCGTCGGCGTGCACGGCAACATCGTGGAAGCGAGCTGGCTCGCCCTCCGCGATGCCCTCGTGCACAAGAGCCTCCGCGCCGGCTGA
- a CDS encoding S1 family peptidase produces MARIAPHRFRSAIASVAGFLLAILLLPSAAHAAAKAPLGGGSPLFTDSGFRCTAAFAATGGSTGYLIAGRSCGQPGETVYSGAHVLVGVIGPVQTPANGVLVVRVTNTTDWQLVPQVPTGSGGTITITGSAEAPVGASVCRAGRTTGWHCGTIVAKNQTVTFPEGTISGLTRTNVCAEPGDAGGPFISGSQAQGVLVGGSGNCSSGGVTYFKPINPILAAYGLTLLTG; encoded by the coding sequence ATGGCACGCATCGCACCGCATCGGTTCCGTTCCGCGATCGCGTCGGTCGCGGGTTTCCTGCTCGCCATCCTGCTCCTGCCATCGGCCGCGCACGCCGCGGCGAAAGCCCCGCTCGGCGGGGGCAGCCCGTTGTTCACCGACTCCGGTTTCCGCTGCACCGCGGCCTTCGCGGCGACCGGCGGCAGCACCGGCTACCTGATCGCCGGCCGCTCCTGCGGGCAGCCGGGCGAGACGGTCTACAGCGGGGCGCACGTACTGGTCGGGGTGATCGGGCCGGTGCAGACGCCAGCCAACGGGGTGCTCGTGGTCAGGGTGACCAACACGACCGACTGGCAGCTGGTGCCGCAGGTGCCGACCGGCAGCGGCGGCACGATCACCATCACCGGCTCGGCCGAGGCGCCGGTCGGTGCGTCGGTGTGCCGGGCGGGCCGCACCACCGGCTGGCACTGCGGCACGATCGTGGCGAAGAACCAGACCGTCACCTTCCCGGAGGGCACGATCAGCGGGCTGACGCGCACCAACGTCTGCGCCGAACCCGGCGACGCCGGCGGGCCGTTCATCAGCGGCAGCCAGGCGCAGGGCGTGCTGGTCGGCGGTTCCGGCAACTGCTCCTCCGGCGGCGTCACCTACTTCAAGCCGATCAACCCGATCCTCGCCGCCTACGGCCTCACCCTGCTCACCGGCTAG
- a CDS encoding fumarylacetoacetate hydrolase family protein, with protein MRLARIAHPAGGVAFASVDGEGDDAQVLEIAEHPFGQPNFTGRRWPLADVRLLAPILPTKVIAVGRNYAAHAAEFGNEVPSAPMIFLKPSTSVIGPNAAIKLPPSSSRVDFEGELAVVIGQPVKNVPAARAASAVLGYTIANDVSARDQQKSDGQWGRAKGYDTFCPLGPWIETTLDPADLALRTEVDGETKQDSRTSSLVHKIPELIEFVSGVMTLLPGDVILTGTPEGVGPITDGQQVSITIEGIGTLANPVQAQ; from the coding sequence ATGCGCTTAGCCCGAATTGCTCATCCGGCCGGTGGTGTCGCGTTCGCCTCGGTGGACGGCGAAGGTGACGACGCCCAGGTGCTCGAGATCGCCGAACATCCGTTCGGCCAGCCCAACTTCACCGGCCGCCGCTGGCCGCTGGCCGACGTCCGGCTGCTGGCCCCGATCCTGCCGACCAAGGTGATCGCGGTCGGCCGGAACTACGCCGCGCACGCCGCGGAGTTCGGCAACGAGGTGCCCTCCGCGCCGATGATCTTCCTGAAGCCCTCCACGAGCGTGATCGGCCCGAACGCGGCGATCAAGCTGCCGCCCAGTTCGTCCAGAGTGGACTTCGAGGGCGAGCTCGCGGTGGTGATCGGGCAGCCGGTGAAGAACGTGCCCGCCGCGCGTGCGGCGAGCGCGGTGCTCGGTTACACGATCGCCAACGACGTGAGCGCCAGGGACCAGCAGAAGTCCGACGGGCAGTGGGGCAGGGCCAAGGGTTACGACACCTTCTGCCCGCTCGGCCCGTGGATCGAGACCACGCTCGACCCCGCCGATCTGGCGTTGCGCACCGAGGTGGACGGCGAGACCAAACAGGACAGCCGTACTTCCTCGCTGGTGCACAAGATCCCGGAGCTCATCGAGTTCGTCTCCGGCGTGATGACCCTGCTGCCCGGTGACGTGATCCTCACCGGCACCCCGGAGGGCGTCGGCCCGATCACCGATGGGCAGCAGGTGTCGATCACCATCGAGGGCATCGGCACGCTCGCTAATCCCGTACAGGCGCAGTAG
- a CDS encoding FAD-dependent oxidoreductase — MTERTTCVVIGGGPAGMVLGLLLARGGVRVTVLEKHGDFLRDFRGDTVHPSTLTLLDELGLGEKFAAVPHSEISRIGFPIDRDTMLNIAELDRLKVPHPYVAMVPQWDFLDLLAEAGRKEPGFTLRMNTEVTGLIREHRRFAGVRYRSADGEGELRADLVVAADGRWSLARREGALTPKEFDTPFDTWWFRLPRREGERGDQLVPRMRDRRFAIALPRTDYFQIAYLAPKGEDLRAQGVEAFRENVAQICPEYGDRLDELKSMDDVKHLEVRLNRLHRWHAEGLLCIGDAAHAMSPIGGVGINLAVQDAVATAHLLAAPLRRGRPSGRDLAKVRARRWLPTVAVQTLQRLLHRAVMRPVMEGKRNGPPKAMQVVLGRFPKLSIVPAYLLGVGVRPEHAPEFARRAPEPATAPVRD; from the coding sequence ATGACCGAGCGCACGACCTGCGTGGTCATCGGCGGCGGGCCGGCCGGAATGGTGCTGGGGCTCCTGCTCGCCAGGGGCGGCGTGCGGGTGACCGTGCTGGAGAAGCACGGCGACTTCCTGCGCGACTTCCGGGGCGACACCGTGCATCCGTCGACCCTGACCCTGCTCGACGAACTGGGCCTCGGCGAGAAGTTCGCCGCGGTGCCGCACAGCGAGATCAGCCGGATCGGCTTCCCGATCGACCGGGACACCATGCTGAACATCGCCGAGCTGGACCGGCTGAAGGTGCCGCACCCCTACGTCGCGATGGTCCCGCAGTGGGACTTCCTCGACCTGCTCGCCGAAGCCGGCCGCAAGGAGCCCGGCTTCACCCTGCGGATGAACACCGAAGTGACCGGCCTGATCCGCGAACACCGCCGGTTCGCCGGGGTGCGCTACCGCTCGGCCGACGGCGAAGGAGAGCTGCGCGCCGACCTCGTGGTCGCCGCCGACGGGCGCTGGTCGCTGGCCAGGCGCGAAGGCGCGCTGACGCCGAAGGAGTTCGACACCCCGTTCGACACCTGGTGGTTCCGGCTGCCACGCCGCGAAGGCGAACGGGGCGACCAGCTGGTGCCGCGGATGCGCGACCGCCGGTTCGCCATCGCGCTGCCCCGGACAGACTACTTCCAGATCGCCTATCTGGCCCCGAAAGGCGAAGACCTGCGGGCACAGGGCGTCGAGGCGTTCCGGGAAAACGTGGCGCAGATCTGCCCGGAGTACGGCGACCGGCTGGACGAGCTGAAGTCGATGGACGACGTCAAGCACCTCGAAGTCCGGTTGAACCGGCTGCACCGCTGGCACGCCGAAGGGCTGCTGTGCATCGGCGACGCCGCACACGCGATGTCGCCGATCGGCGGGGTGGGCATCAACCTCGCGGTGCAGGACGCGGTGGCCACCGCGCACCTGCTCGCGGCGCCGCTGCGCCGGGGCAGGCCGAGCGGGCGGGACCTGGCCAAGGTGCGCGCCAGGCGGTGGCTGCCCACGGTGGCCGTGCAGACCCTGCAACGGCTGCTGCACCGCGCGGTGATGCGACCGGTGATGGAGGGCAAGCGCAACGGCCCGCCGAAGGCGATGCAAGTCGTGCTGGGCCGATTCCCGAAGCTGTCGATCGTGCCCGCCTACCTGCTCGGCGTCGGCGTCCGGCCGGAGCACGCGCCGGAGTTCGCCCGGCGCGCGCCCGAACCCGCTACTGCGCCTGTACGGGATTAG
- the gltX gene encoding glutamate--tRNA ligase, translated as MTEISEPAVRARFCPSPTGTPHVGLIRTALFNWAFARHHGGSLVFRIEDTDAARDSEESYEALLDALRWLGLDWDEGPEVGGDHGPYRQSERREIYADVAARLLAAGELYEAFSTNEEVEARRKAAGQDTKLGYDNFDRDLTEEQRAAFRAEGRSPVLRLRMPDEDLGWTDLVRGPISFPAGTIPDPVLVRANAEPLYTLTNPVDDALMQITHVLRGEDLLPSTPRQIALYQALRRIGVAEFVPEFGHLPYVLGDGNKKLSKRDPSSNLFNYRDRGFIPEGLLNYLALLGWSIADDRDVFSVAELVEAFEIGKVSANPARFDVKKAEAINGTHLRALDSEDFVTRVVPYLAAAGVLPEKPSEEQLAALSVIAPLVQERVTVLGDAAGMLRFLFVDEETFAPEEDSATKALGPDSEPVLRAAIESLAALPSWETARIEQALKEALVDGLGLKPRKAFAPVRVAVTGRTVSPPLYESMELLGRDRSLGRLRRALPAN; from the coding sequence ATGACTGAGATCTCTGAGCCCGCCGTGCGCGCCCGCTTCTGCCCGTCACCGACCGGAACCCCGCACGTCGGGCTGATCCGGACCGCCCTTTTCAACTGGGCCTTCGCCCGCCATCACGGCGGCAGCCTGGTGTTCCGGATCGAGGACACCGACGCGGCACGCGACTCCGAAGAGTCCTACGAGGCGCTGCTCGACGCGCTGCGCTGGCTCGGCCTCGACTGGGACGAGGGACCGGAGGTCGGCGGCGACCACGGGCCGTACCGCCAGAGCGAGCGTCGCGAGATCTACGCCGACGTCGCCGCCCGCTTGCTTGCCGCCGGCGAACTCTACGAAGCGTTCTCGACCAACGAAGAGGTCGAGGCGCGGCGCAAAGCCGCCGGGCAGGACACCAAGCTCGGCTACGACAACTTCGACCGCGACCTCACCGAGGAGCAGCGCGCCGCCTTCCGCGCCGAAGGCCGCAGCCCGGTGCTGCGGCTGCGGATGCCGGACGAGGACCTCGGCTGGACGGACCTGGTCCGCGGGCCGATCAGCTTCCCGGCCGGCACCATCCCGGACCCGGTGCTGGTGCGGGCCAACGCCGAGCCGCTCTACACGCTGACCAACCCGGTGGACGACGCGCTGATGCAGATCACGCACGTGCTGCGCGGCGAGGACCTGCTGCCGTCCACCCCCCGGCAGATCGCGCTGTACCAGGCGCTGCGCCGGATCGGGGTGGCCGAGTTCGTCCCGGAGTTCGGCCACCTGCCCTACGTGCTGGGTGATGGCAACAAGAAACTGTCCAAACGGGACCCTTCTTCGAACCTTTTCAACTACCGCGACCGCGGGTTCATCCCCGAGGGCCTGCTGAACTACCTGGCCCTGCTCGGCTGGTCGATCGCCGACGACCGCGACGTGTTCAGCGTGGCCGAGCTGGTCGAGGCCTTCGAGATCGGCAAGGTCAGCGCGAACCCGGCCCGGTTCGACGTGAAGAAGGCCGAGGCGATCAACGGCACCCACCTGCGGGCGCTGGACTCCGAGGACTTCGTGACCAGGGTCGTGCCGTACCTTGCCGCGGCCGGAGTGCTGCCCGAGAAGCCGTCCGAGGAGCAACTGGCCGCGCTGAGCGTGATCGCGCCACTCGTGCAGGAACGGGTGACCGTGCTCGGCGACGCGGCGGGCATGCTCCGCTTCCTGTTCGTGGACGAGGAAACCTTCGCGCCGGAAGAGGATTCGGCGACCAAGGCACTCGGCCCTGACTCGGAACCGGTGTTACGCGCTGCGATCGAGTCGCTGGCGGCGCTGCCGTCCTGGGAGACCGCGCGGATCGAGCAGGCGCTCAAGGAAGCCCTTGTGGACGGACTCGGGTTGAAGCCGCGCAAGGCTTTCGCGCCGGTCCGGGTGGCGGTAACCGGCCGTACCGTATCGCCTCCGCTGTACGAATCCATGGAGCTGCTCGGCCGCGACCGGTCCCTCGGCCGGCTCCGTCGCGCGCTGCCTGCCAACTGA
- a CDS encoding HAD family hydrolase: protein MTTSDPWAPPSLRLVCLDIDDTLIDFSAAGRRALCALIGRADMWPLWEYVTDSHVAMVVAGQLEYRLMHHRRTQCFLAELGVLMDAEEVATFEVRRKDLLRRGWRLFDDVLPCLDWLVAAGVQLAAVTNASGAHQRAKLADLGLARFFDHVAIAGEIGVAKPDPVMFHSVCLTLGCDPVEAVHVGDKLDTDAVGARDAGLGAVWLDRSAADTNPDMPSGVHVVNGLDELPELLVSEFARIGVPAQR from the coding sequence ATCACCACCAGCGATCCGTGGGCTCCGCCCAGCCTCCGCCTGGTCTGCCTGGACATCGACGACACGCTGATCGACTTCTCCGCCGCGGGAAGGCGCGCCCTGTGCGCGCTGATCGGCCGGGCCGACATGTGGCCGCTCTGGGAATACGTCACGGACAGTCATGTGGCGATGGTGGTGGCCGGGCAGCTCGAGTACCGGCTGATGCACCACCGGCGCACCCAGTGCTTCCTGGCCGAGCTCGGCGTGCTGATGGACGCCGAGGAGGTGGCCACCTTCGAGGTGCGCCGCAAGGACCTGCTGCGGCGCGGCTGGCGGCTCTTCGACGACGTGCTGCCCTGCCTCGACTGGCTGGTCGCGGCCGGCGTCCAGCTCGCCGCCGTGACCAACGCGTCGGGCGCGCACCAGCGCGCGAAACTGGCCGACCTCGGCCTGGCCCGGTTCTTCGACCACGTGGCCATCGCCGGCGAGATCGGCGTCGCCAAACCCGATCCGGTGATGTTCCACTCGGTCTGCCTAACCCTCGGCTGCGACCCGGTCGAGGCGGTGCACGTCGGCGACAAGCTCGACACCGACGCGGTGGGCGCCCGTGACGCCGGTCTCGGCGCCGTCTGGCTGGACCGCTCGGCGGCCGACACCAATCCGGACATGCCGTCCGGGGTGCACGTGGTGAACGGGCTGGACGAATTGCCGGAACTGCTGGTCAGTGAGTTCGCCAGGATCGGCGTACCGGCCCAGCGGTGA